A window of Bradyrhizobium diazoefficiens genomic DNA:
GCCAAGTACATTCGCATTCCCGGCCTCTCCGATGTGCCGTTCCCGGTGCAGATGGAGCCCCATCTGGTCGTCGAATTCTATTCGCGCTGATACTTTCAGCAAAACGACATTCAAAGGCCCCGGTTTCCGGGGCCTTTTTCTTGTGCTAACCTGCGATCGATGTCCCAGACGACTGACCAGCTCGCCAACGTCACCCCATCGGCAACGCCTACCGAGGCCGAACTTGAAGCCTGGGCGAAGCTGCCCCGCGACGAGCAGGTCCGCCGATATCAGGCCCTGTTCGCTCGGCCCGATTGCAACAATTTCACCTCGGATACGCCGGACGACATCCTTGACGCCGCGCGCCGACGCGTTGCTCAACGTCGCCATGGCTGAGTACCGGCTATCGGAGCGCACCCGAGCCGACCTGATCGACATCTACGACTTCACCGAGAGCCGGTTCGGCAAATATCAGGCTGAAGCTTATTACGCAGGCCTGATCCGCTCCTTCGGACTTCTCGCCGACTTCCCTCTGATCGGCCAGCAAGTAGATGAGCTCGCGGCCGGCTATCGTCGTTTCCGCTTCCAATCCCATCTGATTTTCTACACGGTGCAATCGGATCACGTAGAAATCCGTGCCATTCTTCACGGCGCGCAGGACATCAGGCCGCAACTGTTCGACTAGATCACGAGACCAACCATGCTCTACACCCCTCCCCCCATCGATCCCAAGGCGCCGCCGGTGCGCATCAATCTCCTCTCGGACACCCAGACCAAACCGACGGCAGGGATGCGCGAGGCGATGGCGCGGGCGGAGGTCGGCGACGAGCAGGTCGGCGACGATCCGACCGTCAACGCGCTGTGCGAGCGCGTCGCGGATCTGCTCGGCAAGGAAGCTGCGGTCTACATGCCCTCCGGCACGATGTGCAACGTCACCGCGACGCTGGTGCATTGCCGCCCCGGTGACGAGATCCTTGCGCATGAGACTGCGCATATCATCGCCCGCGAAGGCGGCGCGCATGCCGCGATCGGCGGCTTCCAGGTGACGCAGCTCAAGGGCCCCGACGGCCAGTTCACGCCGGAGACATTCCGCAGGGCGCTGCATCCGCGCACGCGCTACCAGCCGCCGCAGACCGTCGTCAGCGTCGAGCAGACCGCCAATATCGGCGGCGGCACGATCTGGAAGAAGGCCGCGCTCGACGAGATCGTCGCGATCGCCAGGCAGCACGGTCTCGTCACTCACATGGACGGCGCGCGCCTGCTCAACGCCACCGTCGCCAGCGGCATCTCCCCACGCGACATGACCGCCGGCTGGGACTCGGCCTGGATCGACTTCTCGAAGGGCTTGGGCGCACCGATCGGCGGCGTGCTTGCGGGCTCGCGCGCCTTCATCGACGCGGTCTGGCAATGGAAGCAGCGTCTCGGCGGCTCGATGCGGCAAGCCGGAATCTGCGCCGCCGCCTGCATCTACGCGCTCGACCACCACGTCGAGCGTCTTGCCGACGACCACGCCAATGCGCGCGCGCTCGCCCGCGGGCTGTCGCAAATCTCAGGCGTCGAGGTGCAGGAGCCCGAGACCAATCTCGTGTTCTTCAAGCCCGACGGTGCCGGCATTACCGGCGACAAGATGGTCGCGGCATTGCGCCAGCGCGGCGTGACGCTGGCGATGATGGATGGCCGCATCCGCGCCTGCACCCATCTCGACGTTGATGCGGGCCAGATCGAGGAGACGATCGGATACGTCCGCGAGATCGTGCGGGGGGCGTAATCAGAGCGTTTTCGAGCGAAGTGGGCACCGGTTCGCGTAAAGAAAACGCGGCAAAACGAGAGTCTACCGCCCCATCGCCTGGTAGATCAGCGTCTTCAGCGCAAGCTGAATCCGGCCGCGCTGCGACGGCGTCTGCACCATGAAGATCCCCAACAGATCGTCTTCGGGATCGATGAAGAAGAACGTGCCGCCGACGCCGTCCCAGCGATACTCGCCTAGCGGCCATGACGTACCCGGTGGCACCGAGGTGCGTACCGCAAAGCCGAGACCGAAGCCGGAGCTCGCGCCCGGATAATAGTTCTGGTCGCGCGCGATCCCGGTCTCAGGGCCGATGTGGTCCGACGCCATCAGCTGGATGGTCTCGGGCCTGAGATAGCGCCGGCCGTCGAAGGTCCCGCCATTCAGCAGCATCTGCGCGAAACGGGCGTAGTCGCCGACCGTGCCGACCATGCCGGCGCCGCCCGATTCCCACGTCACGGGCCGCCTGATGTCGCGGATCTCAGTCATCGGGCTGATATTGCGGTCCGCCGGCATCGGCTCGGCGATGCGCGGGAATTTGACGGGATCGGCGACATAGAAAGCGGTCTCGGTCATGCCGAGCGGATCGAGCAACCGCTCCTTCTCGAACTGGAATAGCGTCTTGCCCGAGATCACTTCCACGACGCGGCCGAGCACGTCGGTGGAGAAGCCGTAGTCCCACAGCGTGCCCGGCTGCTCGGCGAGCGGCAGCGTGGTGAGCTTCGCGACGAAATCGGCATTGGAAAGATCGCTGTTGAAGAGGTTGGCCGCGGCGTAGCGCTCGCGCACCGCGCTGCCGCCATAAAAGCCGTAAGGCAGGCCCGCAGTATGACGCAGCAGGTCCTTGATCGTGACCGGACGCTGCTGCGGCTCCAGCGTCAGCGCAACCTTGTTCTCTTTGCCCCTCCTCTCGACGCCGACCTTCATATCCGCAAAGGCGGGAATGTACTTTGCGACGGGATCGTCGAGCGCGAGCCTGCCCTCCTCGACCAACATCATCGCCACGACCGACGTGATCGGCTTTGACATCGAATAGAGACGGAAGATCGTGTCCGCGCTCATCGACAGCTCGGTGGCGACGTCGCGAACGCCGAAATTCTCGTAATAGACCGCCTTGCCGTGCTGCTGGAGCAGCAGAATGGCGCCCGGGATGTTGCCGGTCGCGACCTCGTTCTTGATGTAGTCGGAGACCTTCGCCAATCCTTCCGGCGAGAGATTTCGGGCGGCACGTCCGTCGGAGCCTGCCTTGGCACCGATGACGCCGGACAGAAGGACGAGCGCCGCGATGAATGCGCGGCGCCCGAACACGTCACTTCTCCATGGCTTCATAGACCAGTTGCTTCAAGGTCCGCTGCACGCGCTGGCGCTCGGTCGGGGTCTGCTCCAGCAGCACGAAGAACATGTCCTGCTTGGGGTCGATCACGAAATAGCAGCCGGAGGCACCGTCCCACTTCAGTTCACCGAGATCGCCGGGCGGCGGCGGCTTGGCGTTGCCGGGATCGGTGCGGACCGCGAGGCCAAGACCGAAGCCGAAACCGTCGCCGGGGAAGTAGAAATAGTCGCGATCGACGCCGGACTTCGGGCCGATCTGATCGGTCGTCATCAGCTTGAACGTCGCAGGCTTGAGAATCGTCTTGCCATCGAGGCTGCCGCCATTGAGCAGCATCTGCGCAAAGCGCTGGTAATCCGCCATGGTCGTCACCATGCCGCCGCTTGCGAATTGGATCTTCTTGACCACCGTCGGATCGTTGATCCGACCGACGCGGAAATCGCTGTCGTTCGGCACCGGCTGCGCCAGAAGCTTCTGCTTCTCGGGGGCTGTGACGAAAAAGCCGGTATCGACCATGCCGAGCGGATCGAGCAGCTTCTCGCGCATGATGTCGATCAGCGGCTTGCCGGCCGCGATCTCCATGACGCGCGCCAGGACGTCGGTGGAATGACCGTATTGCCAGAGCGCGCCCGGCTGGTTGTGCAGCGGAAGTTTCGCGATGCGCTCGGCGAACTCGGCGAGGTCGAAATCGCCGGCGTAGATATTGGCGTCGCGATAGGCCCTGCGGACCAAGCTGTCGCCATAGAAGCCATAGGTGATGCCGGAGGTGTGCGTCATCAAATCGTGCACCGTCATCGGTCGATTCGGTGGCACCAGTTCGAGCGACCTGGTGCCGTCCTCGGCTTTTTTCTCGACGCCGACCTTCACGTTGGCAAAGGACGGAATGTACTTCGAGACGGGATCGTCGAGCTTGATCTTGCCGTCCTCGATCAATCGCATCGCGACCACCGAAGTGATCGCCTTCGACATCGAGAACAGGCGGAAGATGGTCTTGTCGGTGATCGGCGCCTTGCTGACCACGTCCTGCACGCCGAAAGCCTCGTGGTAGACCGGCTTGCCGTGCTGCTTGATCAGCACGGTCGCGCCGGCAATCTTGCCGGTCGCGACCTCGTTCCTAAAGAAGTCGCTGACTTTGGCGAGCTTCTCCTGATTGAAATGGGCGCCGGCCGGAATTTCATAGGTGCCCTCCGCCCGCGCCAGCGACATCGCGCTGAGCGACACCAGTGCGCCGCAGACGAGCGCACGCAGTCCAGACTGTGAAATCATATCCCCTCCCCGGAACATGTCCGGCAGAGTGTACCGACGGCGTCATCAGGCACAAGGGCTGCCGTACCGCGCCAAAGCATCCGCGTGCAGAGCGGCACTTGTCTCCGAGAAACAACAAAATATGACTTGGGCGACCAGCGGCGCTGCCGGCAGGCCTTCAATGGTCGCGCAAATGGCAATCTTTGCGGCCTGGTCGGTCGGAAAGCGATACACACCTGTGGAGATCGCGGAGAAGGCCAGCGAGGTCAGCCCATTGGCCTGGGAGAGCTCTAGCGCGCGCCGGTAACAGGAGCGCAGCGCCTCCGTCTCGCCGCGGGTGCCGCCGTGCCAGACAGGACCGACCGCGTGGATCACATGGCGCGCAGGCAGACGGTAGCCCTTGGTGATCCTGGCATCGCCGGTCGGGCATCCGCCGAGCGTCCGGCACTCTGCGAGCAGCTCGGGACCGGCCGCCCGATGGATTGCGCCATCCACGCCGCCCCCACCGAGGAGCGACGTATTGGCGGCGTTGACGATGGCGTCAACGCCGAGGGTCGTGATGTCAGCGACAATGACCTCAAGCTCCGCCCCGCCGATCCGGCGCGTCAGCACGGCCATTTATCAGGCCGCGACTATCAGGCTGCGACGACGACGCCCTTTTCGGTGAAGAGCTGTTGCAATTCGCCGGCCTGGAACATCTCGCGGACGATGTCGCAGCCGCCGACGAACTCGCCCTTCACATAGAGCTGCGGAATGGTCGGCCAGTTGGAGAAGGTCTTGATGCCATCACGCAGTTCGGCGGATTCGAGGACGTTGAGCCCCTTATAGCCGACGCCAATGTGGTCGAGGATCTGGACGACCTGGCCGGAGAAACCGCACTGCGGAAATTGCGGCGTGCCCTTCATGAACAGAACCACGTCATTCGACTTCACTTCGTTGGCGATGAATTCCTCAATGCTCATATCCATGTCCTTCCGGGGCCGAGCCCTCACCGATCACTTCGGGCCAGTTCAGCCGATCTAACCCGATATCTGCCCATATATGTAGCCCAAACCGTTGTGCATCCAAAGTAAAATGGCGGCGACAGGTCCGCGTGGCCGGTTCGGCACCAGCGGGTCCATAGGCTGATGACAACAATATCATCGCTGAAGAGGACTTTCATACCGCAACGGAGCCCCTATCTAGGACGAACCTCGGTTTGGGAACCGGGCAACGCCAACGACGTTCTCTTGCCTGTCTGGAGAAAAACGTGACGAAACCAGCCTCCGCCACGGCCACCGCCCCGCTTTCGTCACCGTCCGGTCAGGGCGGCCTCGCCCGGAGGCTGGAAGAGGCGTTTATCGCCGTCCGCAACGAGACCGAACGCCGGGCGGCGCCGCTGTCGCCGGAGGACCAGCAGATCCAGTCCATGCCGGATGCGAGCCCGACAAAATGGCATCGGGCCCATACCACCTGGTTCTGGGAGCAATTCCTGCTCTGCGAGCACGCTGCGGGATATCGGCCCTTCCACCCCGATTTCGCGTTCCTGTTCAATTCCTATTACGTCAGCGCCGGCCCGCGTCATGCGCGCAATCATCGCGGCGACATCACCCGTCCGAGCGCCGACCAGGTCGGCGCCTATCGCAGATATGTCGATGCCGCGGTCACCAAATTCTTCCGCGAGGCCGATGCGAACAAGCTTGGCGAGATTGCGCCGCTGGTCGAGGTCGGGCTGAACCATGAGCAGCAGCATCAGGAATTGATGCTCACCGATATCCTGCATGCTTTTGCGCAGAACCCCGTCTATCCGGCCTACGACCCGGACTGGCGCTTTCCCACCGCGACGCGCACCGGCGATGACTGGCTGCAACTCAACGAGGGCATCCACACCGTCGGCCATGTCGACGACAGTTTCCATTTCGACAATGAGAAGCCCGCGCATCGCGCCCTGGTCGGCCCGGTCAACGTGGCGCGCAATCTCGTCACCAACAGCGAATGGCTCGCCTTTATGCGCGACGGCGGCTACCGGACCGCAACGCTGTGGCTGATGGACGGCTTCGCCACGGTCGGCAAGGAGGGTTGGGACGCGCCAGGGCACTGGTGCGAGATCGACGGTCAGTGGCACGTGATGACGCTGGCCGGCCTCAAGCCGGTCGATCCGAACGCGCCGGTCTGCCACATCAGCTATTACGAGGCCGACGCCTTCGCGCGCTGGGCCGGAAAACATCTGCCGACCGAGATGGAATGGGAGGTTGCGGCCCGTGCAGGCCAGCTCAACGACGCCTTCGGCATCGTCTGGCAATGGACCCGCAGCTCCTACGCACCCTATCCCGGCTATCGCGCCGTCGAAGGCGCGCTCGGCGAGTACAATGGCAAGTTCATGGTCAACCAGCTGGTGCTGCGCGGCTCCTCGCTTGCAACTCCGCAAGACCACAGCCGTATCACCTATCGGAACTTCTTCTATCCGCACCATCGCTGGCAGTTCACCGGGCTGCGGCTCGCCGATTACGACTAAGAATTCCGACGACAAATGCGCGCCGGACAGCGCGTTCAGGAGAGTATCATGAATGTGCACGCCAGCGCTTTGGCCGAAGCCCATCTCCCCGACGAGCAGACCACCGCTTTCGCCCGCGAGGCCATCGAGGACCTATCGCAGCAGCCGAAGAAACTGTCGCCGAAATATTTCTATGATGCGGCAGGTTCAGAGCTGTTCGAGGCGATCACGCGCCTGCCGGAATATTATCCGACGCGCACCGAGCTTGCGATCCTGAAAGAGCGCGGCAACGAGATCGCAAGAATCATTCCGGAGCACGCGGCGCTGGTCGAGTTTGGCGCCGGCGCGACCACGAAAGTCCGCCTGCTGCTGGGCCACTGCAAGTTCGCGGCCTATGTGCCCGTGGACATCTCCGGCGACTTCCTGAAGGCGCAGGCGAATGGCCTGAAGCGGGATTTCCCGTCGCTCGGCATCCATCCGGTGGCTGCCGACTTCACGACACCGTTCGAGCTGCCCAAGCAGGTCGCATCCATGCCCAAGGTCGGCTTCTTCCCCGGCTCGACCATCGGCAATTTCGAGCCGCAGGAAGCGCAAGCCTTCCTGCGGAGCGCGCGCGAGATCCTGGGCCGGGGCGCACAGATGATCATCGGCGCCGACCTCGAAAAGGAAGAGCGCGTCCTGCATGACGCCTATAACGATGCCGCCGGCGTCACCGCGCGCTTCAACCTCAATGTTCTCGTGCGGATCAACCGTGAGCTCGGTGGCAATTTCGACCTGTCCGCCTTCATCCATCGCGCGATCTACAACCGCGAGCGGCACCGGATCGAGATGCATCTGATCAGCAAGAAGAGCCAGACCGTGCGCCTGCTCGGTACCAGCTTCTCGTTCCGCCCCGGCGAGAGCATCCACACCGAGAACAGCTACAAATACAGCATCGAGCGTTTTTCTGCGCTGGCGCAGGGCGCAGGCTGGCGGGTGCGAGAAAGTTGGACGGATGCGGCGAAGATGTTTTCGGTGCATGCGCTGGAGGTTACGGAGTAAACGCTCCGTGCCGCGCCGCGCGCTGTTCAATGCTCTCCGGCCTCTTCCGGAGTCAACCGCAGCGACACCGACTCCCACACCGCGACCACGATCATGATCACGCTCGACGCAGCCGAGAGCCCGAGCGGCGGAAGATCGGCGGCGAACCACCACAGCACCAGCAGCAGGATGATGCCGATGCCGTGGGAAAGCTGAAGGAAGCCGCGGATCGCGTGCTTGAACAGGATGGTGCCGATCAAAAACACCAGCGGTCCGCCGAGCGTGCTCACGATAATCCTGATATCGAAATGGCCGGTCGGGTGCTTCAGCACCAGTTCGTCCGAGACTGCGGTCAGGATGATGCCCGCGATGATCGGCATGTGCAAATAGGTGTAGGCGAGCCGCGCCAGGCGGCCGGATTCGGCGGACTTCGAGATGCGCTCGGAACCGGCCTCCGCGCCCTTGTGGAAATAGACCCACCACATCGCGATGCTGCCGACCAGCGCGGAGACGAAGGCCAGGATATTGTCCGCGGTCCACTCCAACTCGGCAAAGGTCGCGCCGTTGACGACGACGGCTTCGCCGAGCGCAATGATGACGAACAGCGCGCAACGCTCGGCCATGTGGCTGCCTTCGACGGCCCAGGCCTCGACCGACGAGAAGCCGAGCTTGGGGACCCAGAAGCGAACCGCAGGCGAGACGTACTCCCAGGTGACGGCGGCAATCCACAGCCATAGCCGCGTCTCGCCCTCGGACAGGCCGCCTGCGATCCATAGAACGGCGGAGATCGAGAGCCACGTCAGGATGCGGATCGCATTGTGCCGCACCGCCGTCCGATGCCGCGGCGTTGCAAACATCCAGAACGCGGTGCGTCCGACCTGCATCGTCGCGTAGGCGATCGCAAACCACAGGCCGCGCCCTTCGAAGGCGGTCGGGATCGTCGTCGACAGCACGAGGCCACCGAGCATCATCAGGAAGAGCAGGATGCGGACTGGCGTCAGTTCGGGATCGAGCCAGTTGGTGACCCAGGCGGTATAGACCCACACCCACCACACGGCGAGAAACAGCACTGTGACGTGCACCGCGCCGAGCTCCGTGAAGTGGTGCAGCAGCGTGTGCGACACCTGCGTGACGGCAAAGACGAAGACGAGATCGAAGAACAGCTCCGCATTGGTGACGCGGCTGTGCTGGTTCGGCACGATGACGCGAAACATCGCGCCGCGAGGATTGTCCGGAGCCATCGCCGCCCCCGTTGCGATCAGATCAGGTACCGGTCAGATCAAGTGCCCGGCACCCCAGGTCCGCCAGGTACCCCGGTCTGCAGTGCCAGCGCATGCAGGACGCCGCCCATCTGGCCGCGCAGGGATTGATAGACGATCTGATGCTGCTGGACGCGGGACTTGCCGCGGAAGGATTCCGAGATCACGGTCGCGGCGTAGTGGTCGCCGTCGCCGGCGAGGTCACGGATGGTCACCTCGGCATCGGGGATCGCTGCCTTGATCATCGCCTCGATATCGTGGGCGTCCATGGGCATTCGGGTCGTACTCCTTATCTTTGTCTCGGCTGCAAGATCTCGGCTGCAAGGCAGCCCCGTCGTCGAATCGCTGCCGGAGGTCCCCTCGCCGGCAGGCTCAAACTTAGCGTGAACGGCCTTCTGCGTCACGCTTTCCGGCACTATATCCGTGATCCCAACAGGATAAAGGCACGACAGAGTGCCGCGCGCGGCAGATTGATCGAAAAGGCGTGAAATCATGAAGCTCCCAGGGCCCGACCACCCCATCACCATCACCCCAAATCCCCGGCGCGTCCGCGTAACCGCGGGCAACATCGTGATCGCCGAGACCAGCAAGGCGCTGACGTTGAAGGAGGCCAAATATCCGGCGGTGCAATATGTGCCGCGGGAGGACGCCAACATGGCCCTGCTCGCGCGCACCGACCGCGTCACCCATTGCCCGTACAAGGGCGATGCGAGCTATTACAGCGTCAAGGCCGACGGCAAGACGCTGGACAACGCGGTCTGGACCTATGAAACGCCCTTCCCTGCGATGACCGAGATTTCCGGCCATCTCGCCTTCTATCCGGACAAGGTGAAGATCGAGGAAGTGGGATAGGCGCGCCGCGCCCGACACCGTCCTGGCCGGGCCTCGTCCCGGCCATCCACGCCTTGGCCGCAATCGATAAGGAAACGTGGGTGCCCGGGCCAAGCCCAGGGATGGCGACTGAGCGTGCCGATGCGGCTCCGACTACGCCCTGAAGATCGTGAGCCCGAGTATCAACAGCACCAGGAAGATCACGATGAAGACGTAGAACAGGAAGCGGGCGACCTCGGCGGAGGCGGCCGAAATGCCGGTGAAGCCGAGCACGCCGGCCACGATGGAGATCAAGAGAAAGATCAGCGCCCATTTCAGGATCGTCATCGCCAGCTCCGAATTGGTGTTGCCCCTTGCGGCCAAGCCCTTTTCGCGAACCCCAACTGCGTGACGCGGAACTGGTTCCTAAGGGGTCCGGGACTGAAGAGCGACCCCGAACGGCCCCTTGCTGAATCAGGTTCCCGGCGGCACAGTCCAGCGGGGCGGGAGCGCGGGGCAAATCATGATCGCGATGTCACATTCGGCGACGATCGGCGAACAGGCACACGCCGCACCCAAGGCCAAGACGCGCAATTTATCGCTGGATCGCACCCGCACCTTTCTGACACTGGTCGTGCTGCTGCATCACGCGGTGATCCCCTATACTTATTTCGGTCATACCGATCCGAAGTACTTCTTCGGCTTCGACATGATCGTGCTCGCCACCGACAGTTTCTTCATGGCGATGTTCTTCTTCCTGTCGGGACTGTTCGCCTGGTCTGGTATCGCCCGGAAGGGAGCGCGGAGCTATTTGGCAGATCGCCTGCTTCGGCTTGGCTTACCCTTCGCGATCTGCGCCCTTACGATCATTCCGCTCGCCTACTACGCGATCTCCCTGCGGCACCATCCCGAGATCGGCTTTTCGGAATTCTGGTGGAATATGGTCACGAATGGCCCATGGCCGAGCGGGCCGATTTGGTTCCTTTGGGTCTTGTTCGCCTTCGACCTGGTTGCCTGTCTGCTGCACCGGCTGTCGCCCAATCTGCTCGATCCGATTAATCGCCTCTCGCTACACGGTCGCCGTCGGCCCGCCGTGTTCTTCGCGGTCATGGTTGCCGTCACCGCGGCGTTCTACATTCCCGGGCGGGTTCACTTCGGACCAAGCAGCTGGTTCGAGTTCGGGCCGTTCTCGGTCCAGCACGGGCGCGTGATGCTCTACGCGACCTACTTCTTTTTCGGTGCCGGCATCGGCGTTGCGCAAATGGATCGCGGGCTTCTCGCTGTCGACAGCCGGATGGCGAAGGTCAGCTGGGACTGGATGGTGCTGGCGATCGTTCCGTATTGCCTCTTGTGGGTGCTGATCTTCATCAAGCGCGAAATACTGGGCAATCCGTCGCCGTTGCCGGACTGGTATGAAGCGCTCTATGCCATCTGCTTCACTGTCTTCAGCGTGGCCATCATGTTTCTGATCCTGGCTTTTTTCCAGAGGTTCAGGCAATCCGGCTCAGCCAAGCTGCTCGATCCAATGCAGAGCGACGCGTACGGCATGTTCCTGGTGCACTATCCGATCGCACTGTGGCTGCAATACTGGCTGTTCGACTATGACCTGCCGGCGATCGTCAAGGCCACGATCGGATTTGTAGTGACAGTCTCGGCGAGTTGGGCGCTGACGCGAGCATTGCGACAGATCCCGGGCGCGTCACACGTGTTGTAGAGGCCAAGCTCTTTCCATTCGTCATTGCAAGCGCAGCGAAGCAATCCGGACTGCCGCCGCGGAAAGATTCTGGATTGCTTCGCTTCGCTCGCAATGACGGAGTATGTGGCGTCGCTACGCCGCCTTCCCGCCCATATATTCCGGCAGCCAGCGCTCGAACGATTTGCGCAGCGTGTCGATCGCCACGGGCGCTTCGCCCGCGATCGCGATCGCATCGCCACCGGTGGTGCCGATGCGCACACAGGGCACCTCGCAGCCGCGCATCTTGGCGAGCACGCGCCCGGCTTCCGTTTCCGGCACGGTGACGAGATAGCGCGCCTGGTCCTCGCCGAACCAATAGGCCTGCGGCACGAGCGCAGTCGGCGCGGCGAGCAGTCTTGCGCCGATGCCGCTCGCCATCGCCATCTCGGCGAGCGCGATCAGGAGGCCGCCATCCGAGAGGTCGTGCACCGCGGTCGCGGTACCGCCATGGATCATGCCGCGCACGCAATCGCCATTGCGCTTTTCGGCAGCGAGATCGACCGGCGGCGGCGCACCTTCCTCGCGACCGCAGATGTCGCGCAGGTAGACGGACTGGCCGAGCCAGCCGTGGGTCTCGCCGATCAGGAGGATCGCCTCGCCCTCGGCCTTGAAGGCGAGCGATGCGGACTTTGTGAAATCGTCGAGCAGGCCGACGCCGCCGATCGAGGGCGTCGGGAGGATCGCGCGACCGTTGGTCTCGTTGTAGAGCGAGACGTTGCCGGAAACGACCGGGAAATCCAGCGTGCGGCAGGCTTCCGAGATACCCTTCAGGCAGCCGACGAACTGGCCCATGATCTCGGGCCGCTCAGGGTTGCCGAAGTTGAGATTGTCGGTGATCGCGAGCGGTTTGCCGCCGACTGCGGTGATGTTGCGCCACGCCTCCGCCACCGCCTGCTTGCCGCCCTCGAACGGGTCGGCTTCGCAATAACGCGGCGTCACGTCGACGGTCAGCGCAAGTCCCTTCGGCCCGTCCTCGACGCGGACGACCGCGGCATCGCCGCCGGGACGCTGCATGGTGTTGCCGAGGATGAGGTGGTCGTACTGTTCCCAAACCCAGCGCTTGCTGCACATGTCGGGCGTGCCGATCAGCTTTTCCAGCGCAGCTCCGAGGCTCATCGGCGCCGGCACATCGCGCGCGTGCACGACCGGCAGTGCGGCGGAGGGGACATGCGGGCGGTCGTAAAGCGGCGCTTCGTCGCCGAGCTCCTTGATCGGCAGATCGGCCATGACGTCGCCGCCATGCTTGACCACGAAACGCTTGCTCGGCGTGGTGTAGCCGACGACGGCGAAATCGAGGCCCCACTTCCTGAAGATCGCCTCGGCCTCTTTTTCCTTCTCCGGCTTGAGCACCATGAGCATGCGCTCCTGGCTCTCCGAGAGCATCATCTCGTAGGCGCTCATGCCGGTCTCGCGGGTCGGCACCGCGTCGAGATCGAGATCGACGCCGAGGTCGCCCTTGGCGCCCATCTCCACCGCCGAGCAGGTCAGGCCCGCCGCGCCCATGTCCTGGATCGCGATGACGCAGCCCTTCTCCATGATCTCGAGGCAGGCCTCGAGCAGCAGCTTCTCGGCGAAGGGATCGCCGACCTGCACGGTCGGGCGCTTCTCCTCGGACTTGTCGTCGAACTCGGCCGACGCCATCGAGGCGCCGTGGATGCCGTCGCGGCCGGTCTTGGAGCCCAAATACACGATCGGCATGTTCACGCCGGAGGCGGCCGCATAGAAGATCTTGTCGGCATCGGCGAGGCCGACCGCCATCGCGTTGACGAGGATATTGCCGTCGTAACGGGTGTGGAACCGCACCTGACCGCCGACCGTCGGCACGCCGAAGGAGTTGCCATAGCCGCCGACGCCGGCAACGACGCCGGAGACGAGATGCCGGGTCCTGGCATGCTCGGGCGCGCCGAAGCTCAGCGCATTCAGGCAGGCGATCGGGCGCGCGCCCATGGTGAAGACGTCGCGCAAGATGCCGCCGACGCCGGTGGTTGCGCCCTGGTAGGGCTCGATATAGCTCGGATGGTTGTGGCTCTCCATCTTGAAGACCACGGCCTGGCCATCGCCGATGTCGATCACGCCGGCATTCTCGCCGGGACCCTGGATCACCCAGGGCGCTTTCGTCGGCAGCCCCTTCAGATGGATGCGCGAGGACTTGTACGAGCAGTGCTCGTTCCACATCGCCGAGAAGATGCCGAGCTCGGTGATGGTCGGCTCCCGCCCGATCAGCTTCAGGATGCGCTCGTACTCGTC
This region includes:
- a CDS encoding serine hydrolase domain-containing protein, whose translation is MFGRRAFIAALVLLSGVIGAKAGSDGRAARNLSPEGLAKVSDYIKNEVATGNIPGAILLLQQHGKAVYYENFGVRDVATELSMSADTIFRLYSMSKPITSVVAMMLVEEGRLALDDPVAKYIPAFADMKVGVERRGKENKVALTLEPQQRPVTIKDLLRHTAGLPYGFYGGSAVRERYAAANLFNSDLSNADFVAKLTTLPLAEQPGTLWDYGFSTDVLGRVVEVISGKTLFQFEKERLLDPLGMTETAFYVADPVKFPRIAEPMPADRNISPMTEIRDIRRPVTWESGGAGMVGTVGDYARFAQMLLNGGTFDGRRYLRPETIQLMASDHIGPETGIARDQNYYPGASSGFGLGFAVRTSVPPGTSWPLGEYRWDGVGGTFFFIDPEDDLLGIFMVQTPSQRGRIQLALKTLIYQAMGR
- a CDS encoding threonine aldolase family protein, which encodes MLYTPPPIDPKAPPVRINLLSDTQTKPTAGMREAMARAEVGDEQVGDDPTVNALCERVADLLGKEAAVYMPSGTMCNVTATLVHCRPGDEILAHETAHIIAREGGAHAAIGGFQVTQLKGPDGQFTPETFRRALHPRTRYQPPQTVVSVEQTANIGGGTIWKKAALDEIVAIARQHGLVTHMDGARLLNATVASGISPRDMTAGWDSAWIDFSKGLGAPIGGVLAGSRAFIDAVWQWKQRLGGSMRQAGICAAACIYALDHHVERLADDHANARALARGLSQISGVEVQEPETNLVFFKPDGAGITGDKMVAALRQRGVTLAMMDGRIRACTHLDVDAGQIEETIGYVREIVRGA
- a CDS encoding O-acetyl-ADP-ribose deacetylase → MAVLTRRIGGAELEVIVADITTLGVDAIVNAANTSLLGGGGVDGAIHRAAGPELLAECRTLGGCPTGDARITKGYRLPARHVIHAVGPVWHGGTRGETEALRSCYRRALELSQANGLTSLAFSAISTGVYRFPTDQAAKIAICATIEGLPAAPLVAQVIFCCFSETSAALHADALARYGSPCA
- a CDS encoding type II toxin-antitoxin system RelE/ParE family toxin, whose amino-acid sequence is MTPRADALLNVAMAEYRLSERTRADLIDIYDFTESRFGKYQAEAYYAGLIRSFGLLADFPLIGQQVDELAAGYRRFRFQSHLIFYTVQSDHVEIRAILHGAQDIRPQLFD
- a CDS encoding serine hydrolase domain-containing protein, which encodes MISQSGLRALVCGALVSLSAMSLARAEGTYEIPAGAHFNQEKLAKVSDFFRNEVATGKIAGATVLIKQHGKPVYHEAFGVQDVVSKAPITDKTIFRLFSMSKAITSVVAMRLIEDGKIKLDDPVSKYIPSFANVKVGVEKKAEDGTRSLELVPPNRPMTVHDLMTHTSGITYGFYGDSLVRRAYRDANIYAGDFDLAEFAERIAKLPLHNQPGALWQYGHSTDVLARVMEIAAGKPLIDIMREKLLDPLGMVDTGFFVTAPEKQKLLAQPVPNDSDFRVGRINDPTVVKKIQFASGGMVTTMADYQRFAQMLLNGGSLDGKTILKPATFKLMTTDQIGPKSGVDRDYFYFPGDGFGFGLGLAVRTDPGNAKPPPPGDLGELKWDGASGCYFVIDPKQDMFFVLLEQTPTERQRVQRTLKQLVYEAMEK
- the grxD gene encoding Grx4 family monothiol glutaredoxin; translation: MSIEEFIANEVKSNDVVLFMKGTPQFPQCGFSGQVVQILDHIGVGYKGLNVLESAELRDGIKTFSNWPTIPQLYVKGEFVGGCDIVREMFQAGELQQLFTEKGVVVAA